The genome window AATAATCTAAGATCATCCACGTAAATTGTCATCCCCTCATCATCCGCTACAAATTCATTCCAGCTGTTTTGATCAGAATCAATAAAAGTTCCCTGCCAGTGTTTCTCAGCATAGTTACCAGACGGGACAATTACAGTAATTCCAGACTTTATCGCATCCTCAACTTTTTGCGTTACGATGCTTTTTCCATCTGTGATATAATTTACCCAGGTAAACGAGACAACTATGATGTTAACTTTTTTTGATATTGCGTAATCTATCGCGTCAAGAAACTCAATTTCGTTTCCAGCAGTCAGTAGGCGCAATTTTGTGTTCGTCGCCAAATTCGTAATAATCTCTGCCATCGCAGTGCCGTGAACGTACTCATCTCCCAGTCCCTTCACGCCATCAGAATGTTCGAATATTTTTCTAAATGAGACGCTTTCAACAACATTGCCACTGATTTTTGGATTTTTATCATCAAACCCAAGATCAATTATTGCAACGGAGACAGGACTGCCAGAGACATTGTTTTGCAGTGCGTTTTGAATAAAAACAGAATCTTCGAGAATCCTTCCGTTAATCATAATATCTCTGTTCGGTATAGCGGTAAACGGAGACTTGATTTTTTGCAGCTCTGTAAAAGACGAAATGTCTTGGATTTTGTCCATGCTTATAATGATTTGAGCCTTATTTCCTTTAGATATTTCAACTTCGGCTACGTTTTTAATTTTATTTAGTAATTCATCATTTAGATTGTCAAACTCTGCAATCAGTCGTACTTTTCCATCATGATAGTCCAAGGCGTTTTTTGCTGCCTGTTTTTCAGGATGCTGATTTTTTGTTAGTTCTAAGATTTTAGAATCGATGTTTTTCTTTTCTGGTTTTTTTGGCTTAGAGACATCTGAAAATTTTTCATTTTTTGAGTTCTTCTTGTCATTTTTTGAATTGTCATTTGCATTGTCCTTGTCTTTGTTGTCCTGAGCATTGTCTTTGTTGTCCGGGACATCAGAGTTGTCTTGCGAGTTATTCTGGGAGTTGGAGTTGCTGTCCTGGCTTTGAGAGTTGGAGTTGTCTTGCGAGTTATTCTGGGAGTTGGAGTTGCTGTCCTGGCTTTGAGAGTTGGAGTTGTCTTGCGAGTTATTCTGGGAGTTGGAGTTGTCTTGTGAGTTATTCTGGGAGTTGGAGTTGCTGTCCTGGCTTTGGGAGTTGGAGTTGTTTGAGTTGCCTTGTGAATTGGAATTGGAATTCCCAGATGCAGCATATATTTCTGATTGGACGTTAAAACCAAATACAGAAATCAGAGTTATGATAATTACAAGGCGGAGAGTTTTTTGCCCAATAGACATTCACAATTTAACGCTTGATCGTATTTTAACATATATCAAAAATTTTAATATGCAGTGAAAATTTTAACGTGTTATTACTTGCGTTATTAATTTAAACTATAATTTGTAATCAAGTAATCGAGTATCACCAAATGGAAATTAGAAAAAAAATCATTTTCGAGACAATCATCCTGTCGATAATTTTGGCATCGTTGTCTTTTGTGATCATAAACAACATACTGATTATTCAAAACAATTTTTCCTATTTAGACAATGAATTAATTCCATCCATGACAATCTTAAAAGACATAAGATTAATTGCATCAAACATCTTAGTATCAACACTAGAATTTTCAATAGTTGAAGAAGAAACGACACCATCGGATAATGATGAGGCTTCAAAATCAAACCAAAAATTAACGGATGTTATCACAGACATAGATCTATCAAAGAATCAATTCGACGAAATGTCTTCACTATACAAAAAACAAGCTGCCAGCATCAACATGTTATCAATTGAAAAAATTGAACAAAGGTGGCAAGAATTCGAATTACTTTCAGACAAGTTTATCGAATATAAAAAAAGAGGAATCTCAGGCAATGAACTAATTAAAATAAAAGACGAGTTCAGAGATTCAAAAGATTCTTTATTCAAAGAAATAGATTTGGCCATAATTTTCAATGAGGAAAAAATTCAAGAAAAAAGAAACGCAGTAGAAGAACTAGTAAGAAATACAACAGTACTCATTTTTGCCATTTTGATCATATGCATCTCAACTATTGTGATAATACGATATCACATTCTAAAATCAATACTAATTCCAATTTTGAAACTTCGTAAAACAGTTCAAGAAATTGCAAAAGGTGATTTTAGAGCAAGAATCGACGTTTCTCAAAATGATGAGATGGGAGAATTGCTAACAGATATCAACCAAATGGCACAGGATCTTGAATCAGCCCAGAGAGAATTGCTGAAACATGAAAAGATATCCAACATAGGAATGCTGGCGGCAAGAATGGCGCACGACATACTAAATCCACTATCCAACATAAAGATAGGCGCCGAGTATCTAAGAAGCAGGATAAAGCGGGAAGAAAAGGAAATCAAAACGCTAGACATCATAGATAGGGCAGTAGACAGGATTTCATTTCAGGTTCAGGATGTACTCAATTTCGTTAAAACCGATTCGTTGGAAATTACAAAAGCGTCATTATTAGAATTGTTGAAACAAGTAATTAGGAATCAAACGATTCCAGAGACCGTCAATTACACACTACCTGAAAACGACATCAAAGTCTTTTGTGATGACAAGAAAATTGAAGTTGTGTTCATAAACTTGCTAAGAAATTCAATCGATGCCATAAATGGACGGGGAACGATAAAAGTCAGGTTTATCGATTTGGGAGACAAGGTAAGGATCGAGTTTGAAGATTCAGGCAGAGGAGTTTCAGAAGAACACAAGACGAGAATCTTTGAGCCATTGTTTACGACAAAACAGAAAGGTACGGGGTTGGGACTAACCAGTGTGAAAACAATCATAGAGCAGCATGACGGCAGCATTACATTCTCAAACAATCCTACTGTTTTTTCAATAATCTTACCAAAGAACCAATACGAAAAACAATAAAATAAAATTATTTTTTATTCGTGTTCCGATAGGCGCTCTGCTTAAACAATCACAACTTGTCGTATCAAGGCAGTTTTGAATGTGTGCCAGGCAAGAGACTCATCCAAATAATACTAGAACTTTATAGGAGTGAAAATCACAACCACTCAGTTGCAGCTAGATCAAGACATTACGACCATAACAGAGGGAAAGACGAAAATTCTTGTCCCAAAGGCAGCCATAGAAAGCAAGGTTCCGCCAATGGATGTTGCATTTTTCAATCCGCGGGCAAAGCTAAGCCGCGACTTTTCAATCATAGCATATTCGGCGTTTATAAAAAAATTCCACGGGCCGAAAACTTTTCTTGACTCAATGTCAGGCGTGGGCGCTCGCGGCCTGCGTGTTGCAAACGAAATAAAGGAAATAGAGCACGTCTATGTCAACGACCTAAACCCAACCGCACTCGAGTTAGGCAAAAAGTCAGCAGAGATCAACAACTTACAAAACTATACCGCGTCAGAGGAGGAGACGTGCAGGTTTCTCAGCTCATTTTCAAGGAAGGGAATGCGTGCTGCGATTGTAGATATCGATCCATTCGGATCCCCTACGAGGCATCTTGACTGCGGTATCAGGGCAACGGTTCATGGAGGCATACTTTCTGTCACCGCAACAGACCTGCAGGTACTGCACGGATTGTTCAATGACGCATGCAGGAAAAAGTACTATGGCACCCCAATCAAGACGCATTATGCAGATGAAATTGCCATAAGGCTGATACTTGGGTGCATCCATTTGATAGCGGCAAGGCTCGACGTAGAGGCGACGCCTGTTTTTGTCGAAAACAACATGCACTACTACCGGGTCTATGTCAGGATCCTAAACAAGTCAGACACCCGCGACATGATGGGATTCATCTCTCACTGCAGGTCCTGCGGAAACAGGGAGATTGGAAAGGAGAGAAAAGAACTCTGCGACATATGCAATGGAACAATGATAGCGGCAGGTCCTCTCTGGATTGGCAACTTGTTTGAAAAAGAGTTTCTCAAAGACATGCTAGAGGACATACCAAATCACACAGTCGATAAAAAATGCGCAAAGACGATTCAGCGGTGCATCCTAGAGTCAGAAATGCCAGGATGCTACTACACGCTAGACGAGCTAGCAGAGATGAGAAAGAAATCTCCCGCGTCACTTGAAAAATCAATCACAACCCTGCAGAAAAATGGATATGTATCCAGTCCCACCTCGTTTAATCCTACAGGATTCAGAACAGACTGCAAAATAAACAAGATACTAGAACTGTTTTCCAGCTAGATTCCATATCCCAGGCAAATGTAATA of Candidatus Nitrosotenuis sp. DW1 contains these proteins:
- a CDS encoding S8 family serine peptidase; translation: MSIGQKTLRLVIIITLISVFGFNVQSEIYAASGNSNSNSQGNSNNSNSQSQDSNSNSQNNSQDNSNSQNNSQDNSNSQSQDSNSNSQNNSQDNSNSQSQDSNSNSQNNSQDNSDVPDNKDNAQDNKDKDNANDNSKNDKKNSKNEKFSDVSKPKKPEKKNIDSKILELTKNQHPEKQAAKNALDYHDGKVRLIAEFDNLNDELLNKIKNVAEVEISKGNKAQIIISMDKIQDISSFTELQKIKSPFTAIPNRDIMINGRILEDSVFIQNALQNNVSGSPVSVAIIDLGFDDKNPKISGNVVESVSFRKIFEHSDGVKGLGDEYVHGTAMAEIITNLATNTKLRLLTAGNEIEFLDAIDYAISKKVNIIVVSFTWVNYITDGKSIVTQKVEDAIKSGITVIVPSGNYAEKHWQGTFIDSDQNSWNEFVADDEGMTIYVDDLRLLEKKPILAYLKWKNLGGVSDFDLTLTNSTGHILDYSSNVQSTADDESLEYLSYIPTEIGSYSIGISHFGQIYQDAKLEIFSIYDKLEYVNPEQSVGTPTDARGAIVVGALGNSTSMPYSSIGPTDNGLNVPQILSPDGFVVSSLGQKPFYGTSSSAAYVTGLLVMLLSTHPELQSQIGANSFTELQFDSSGLVIEGFAGKLENMGNTQDATYRNSNVPESNVIQDNIREVEAIKEQVVQQMLSPDDNVNQVLNELQNLSFISEQNESFDAPPWFSNVVSWWLDNKISDAEFVTSVNYLQDEGILD
- a CDS encoding sensor histidine kinase; translation: MEIRKKIIFETIILSIILASLSFVIINNILIIQNNFSYLDNELIPSMTILKDIRLIASNILVSTLEFSIVEEETTPSDNDEASKSNQKLTDVITDIDLSKNQFDEMSSLYKKQAASINMLSIEKIEQRWQEFELLSDKFIEYKKRGISGNELIKIKDEFRDSKDSLFKEIDLAIIFNEEKIQEKRNAVEELVRNTTVLIFAILIICISTIVIIRYHILKSILIPILKLRKTVQEIAKGDFRARIDVSQNDEMGELLTDINQMAQDLESAQRELLKHEKISNIGMLAARMAHDILNPLSNIKIGAEYLRSRIKREEKEIKTLDIIDRAVDRISFQVQDVLNFVKTDSLEITKASLLELLKQVIRNQTIPETVNYTLPENDIKVFCDDKKIEVVFINLLRNSIDAINGRGTIKVRFIDLGDKVRIEFEDSGRGVSEEHKTRIFEPLFTTKQKGTGLGLTSVKTIIEQHDGSITFSNNPTVFSIILPKNQYEKQ
- a CDS encoding tRNA (guanine-N1)-methyltransferase, with product MQLDQDITTITEGKTKILVPKAAIESKVPPMDVAFFNPRAKLSRDFSIIAYSAFIKKFHGPKTFLDSMSGVGARGLRVANEIKEIEHVYVNDLNPTALELGKKSAEINNLQNYTASEEETCRFLSSFSRKGMRAAIVDIDPFGSPTRHLDCGIRATVHGGILSVTATDLQVLHGLFNDACRKKYYGTPIKTHYADEIAIRLILGCIHLIAARLDVEATPVFVENNMHYYRVYVRILNKSDTRDMMGFISHCRSCGNREIGKERKELCDICNGTMIAAGPLWIGNLFEKEFLKDMLEDIPNHTVDKKCAKTIQRCILESEMPGCYYTLDELAEMRKKSPASLEKSITTLQKNGYVSSPTSFNPTGFRTDCKINKILELFSS